The DNA region GCTTTGCACCAACCGACGTATCAAAATCACCTTCTGGTACACAACAACCCCAAGTATCATAGGTTACGCATGGTAATTCCGAGCCAATTGCATCTAAGACTTGCCGCAGAGGGTTGGCAGAGGGGCTGTAAGACAGTCCAGAGTAAAGAGACGGGCCCGAGTCAAATTTGAAACCATTGCGCTCAAAAGCATGAGCAGCGCCTCCAGCAATGGAGTGGCTTTCGCAGACTATTACATCAAAGCCATACCGTGCCAAAACAGCAGCACAACTCAAACCGCCAATACCGCTACCAATGACAACTACATCTGTAACTTGCATATATGTTTGCAACAATAAACTAAAACAGTTGGGGAAACTTGGATAATATCATTCGCTCCTCCATCCATAAACCGATCTAATTGGTTAATATCATCACAAATGATGGACATTAAACCGCCAGTGCCGGGTTCTTCAAATTAAAGGGTTGATTCACACAGACTAATGAGAAGCTTAAACTAGTAACTGAGTTTGCCCAAGCTAAAGTAAAACTTCTTACCCAGTACTAGGTACTGTGGATTAGAGAAGGAAGACAAGGAGAAAATAATAACTCTTCATGACTAACGACTAATGACTAATGACTAATAACTAATTCACATGGAGAGAAGAATTTGAAAATTCAGCAATTTGGAAATTGGCAAAGCACAGTTTTAGGAATTGTGTTAGCAACACTAGTGATTCTGGGACTAAATTCCTTTATCATTATTAACCCAGGACAAGCAGGAGTGATTAGCATTTTGGGTAAAGCCAAAGATGGGGCATTATTGGAAGGAATTCACGTAAAACCGCCTTTTATCTCAGTGATAGATGTGTATGATTTGACGGTGCAAAAATTTGAAGTGCCAGCAGAGAGTTCTACTAAGGATTTGCAAAATTTATCTGCGAGATTTGCGATTAACTTTCGCCTCGATCCCATACAGGTAGTTGAAGTTAGAAGGAAACAAGGAACCTTAGCAAATATTGTATCGAAAATCATTGCACCCCAGACCCAAGAAGCATTTAAAATTGCAGCCGCTAGAAGAACAGTAGAAGAAGCAATTACCAAAAGAAGTGAGTTGAAAGAAGACTTTGATCAAGCGCTAGGCGATCGCTTAGACAAATATGGGATAATTGTGTTAGATACTAGCGTAGTTGATTTAGCATTCTCACCAGAATTTGCAAGAGCTGTGGAAGAAAAACAAATTGCTGAACAACGGGCGCAAAGAGCCGTTTATGTAGCACGGGAAGCAGAACAAGAAGCACAAGCAGATGTGAATCGCGCTAAAGGTAGGGCAGAAGCTCAAAGACTGTTAGCAGAGACACTCAAAGCCCAAGGAGGACAGTTAGTTCTGCAAAAAGAAGCAATTGAAGCTTGGAAGAGTGGCGGCGCTCAGATGCCCAAAGTCCTCGTTATGGGTGGTGACTTAAAAAGCGGCGTTCCCTTCATATATAACCTTGGAAATGTCCAAAATCAACCTTAATTCGAGTAAATAATATTTAGTAAGTTGGGCTAGTACAAGTTAGCGGAAATAAACCTACCATTTCATTACAGCAATCAAGCCCAAAATTAAAGCTTTTTGACTTTTGACTTTTGAATACGTGACTTCCACCTTGCGGTACTAGTCCCAACTTCAATACAACAGAAAAACCAACGAGACAATAATCGAAGTTTATGTCAACCCCCAATCCTCAGAATCTCACCGCCGAAGAAGCGAAAAAATTACTGAATAAATTCAACTGTCTAGACATTGCGCCTGTCCTCAAGCCATCAGAAAAATTAGTAATTCGTAGTGCCTTAATTTTAATCGCTAAACTTGCTGATTATCAAATTTTAGGAATTTGTGCTGATACGGCAGAAGAAGGAATACTTGCCATGAAAACTTATTCCCTGGCTTTGGGTTATGAAGCACCAGACAATTTACTTACACCCGAAGGCCCAGTTTATATCAAATTAAATGGTAAAAATGGCTTGTGTTATCTCGATTCTTATGCTGGACATCATCGTGGCGTATTAGTGTCTTGTCAGTCTTACGACGAAGACGGAATCAACGAAATGTATGGACATCTCCCCTTGGATTTATTTGTATAGAATTCGGCAATGTAGGTAGGGTATGTGCCTTACCTACTACCGCAAGGCGGAAGTAACGCATTCAAAAGTCAAAACTTTGTAGATTCAGGCTTTTGCTTGTTTCAAATGGTAGCTTCATTTATGCCGCGCTGTACTACTAACTAATAATCAATGAAAAACTACTAAATCTTATGAGTATTATTACACTACAATCAGTCAAAAAAGACTTTGGCATTAAAGAAATTTTAAAAGATGCCAGCTTTAGCCTCGATGCTACCGATAAAGTTGGCTTAATTGGTACTAACGGTTCTGGCAAATCAACCCTATTAAAAATGATTGCCGGATTAGAATCGATTGATAGCGGTCAGATTTTAGTCAACTCTGGTTCTAGAATTATCTACTTACCCCAATTACCAGATTTAGATGAGAATCATACAGTTTTAGAGCAAGTTTTCGCTGACAGTGGCGAACATAAGGCTTTGGTGCGTGAGTATGAAGAACTCTCAGATAAATTGGCTCACTATCCAGATGATAGCCAACTGATGTCTCGCCTTTCTGTGGTGATGCAACGGATGGATACAAGTGGTGCTTGGGAATTAGAAACTAATGCTAAAATCATCCTCACTAAATTAGGAATTTCTGACTTTGACGCCAAGATAGGCACTTTGTCTGGAGGCTATCGCAAGCGGATTGCTTTAGCATCAGCGTTGCTAGCAGAACCCGATGTTTTGCTCATGGATGAGCCGACAAACCATCTTGATGCTCTTTCTGTAGAATGGTTACAAAGTTATTTAAATCGCTATCGCGGCGCACTTTTTCTGATCACCCACGATCGCTACTTTCTAGATCGCGTTACCAATCGGATTATTGAAATCGACAGAGGCGACATTTACACCTATACAGGTAACTATTCATATTACCTGGAAAAGAAAGCTTTAGCTGAAGAATCTGCTGTAAGTAGTCAACGTAAACATCAAGGGTTGTTGCGGCGCGAGTTGGAATGGCTC from Nostoc commune NIES-4072 includes:
- a CDS encoding prohibitin family protein, whose translation is MKIQQFGNWQSTVLGIVLATLVILGLNSFIIINPGQAGVISILGKAKDGALLEGIHVKPPFISVIDVYDLTVQKFEVPAESSTKDLQNLSARFAINFRLDPIQVVEVRRKQGTLANIVSKIIAPQTQEAFKIAAARRTVEEAITKRSELKEDFDQALGDRLDKYGIIVLDTSVVDLAFSPEFARAVEEKQIAEQRAQRAVYVAREAEQEAQADVNRAKGRAEAQRLLAETLKAQGGQLVLQKEAIEAWKSGGAQMPKVLVMGGDLKSGVPFIYNLGNVQNQP
- a CDS encoding DUF1824 family protein, whose product is MSTPNPQNLTAEEAKKLLNKFNCLDIAPVLKPSEKLVIRSALILIAKLADYQILGICADTAEEGILAMKTYSLALGYEAPDNLLTPEGPVYIKLNGKNGLCYLDSYAGHHRGVLVSCQSYDEDGINEMYGHLPLDLFV